One region of Corynebacterium capitovis DSM 44611 genomic DNA includes:
- the pth gene encoding aminoacyl-tRNA hydrolase gives MSDSPVLVVGLGNPGPQYAGTRHNAGGLVVEELLGRATPMPAQLSVHKKTNTEVAELAAGRLLPKRRVVLARTRGYMNVSGGPVKALADYFGVPVDDTYVIYDELDLDLGVIQLRAGGGDHGHNGLRSVTKSLGTREYNKLAVGISRPPGRMAPADYVLAPFSRMEAEELPIVVADAADELLCVAGSV, from the coding sequence GTGTCCGATTCCCCCGTTTTGGTTGTTGGCCTGGGTAACCCAGGGCCCCAGTACGCCGGCACTCGCCACAACGCAGGTGGGTTGGTTGTCGAGGAGTTGCTTGGCCGGGCGACTCCGATGCCGGCCCAGCTCAGCGTTCACAAAAAGACGAACACGGAGGTTGCCGAGCTCGCGGCGGGGAGGTTGCTGCCCAAACGGCGGGTCGTTCTGGCGCGCACCCGCGGCTACATGAACGTCTCCGGCGGCCCAGTCAAGGCGCTGGCGGATTACTTCGGAGTACCGGTCGACGACACCTACGTTATCTACGACGAGCTAGATCTCGATCTGGGCGTAATTCAGCTGCGCGCCGGAGGCGGGGACCACGGCCACAACGGTTTGCGCTCGGTGACGAAGTCGCTGGGCACCCGCGAATACAACAAGCTGGCCGTGGGAATCAGCCGGCCGCCGGGGCGCATGGCCCCCGCGGATTACGTGCTCGCACCGTTCTCTCGGATGGAAGCCGAAGAGCTGCCCATCGTTGTCGCGGACGCCGCCGATGAGCTGTTGTGCGTGGCGGGTAGCGTTTAA
- a CDS encoding fumarylacetoacetate hydrolase family protein, with amino-acid sequence MRLVTLRTDDLTVAARLISDLEAAVLPGYADVGELLANPQWRAIAAAGGSVVRVTPADIAPVVPRPGKIVCVGLNYATHIDEMGHACPDVPTLFVKFPDALIGPYDDAVVPTFNAETLDFEGELAVVIGSRARHVKEQEAAAHIAGYTIINDYTQRAYQYRTQQWHQGKSLEKTAGFGPWLDTEWTPGPALETTLNGERMQHSPTDDMVFSPAALVAFISHLYPLNPGDVIATGTPDGVGHARTPKRYLGDGDTVRVAIEGLGHIENTTRVV; translated from the coding sequence ATGCGCCTTGTCACACTCCGCACGGACGATCTGACCGTCGCCGCCCGCCTCATTTCTGATCTCGAGGCCGCCGTTCTCCCCGGCTACGCCGACGTCGGCGAGCTGCTTGCCAACCCACAGTGGCGCGCGATTGCAGCTGCTGGGGGCTCCGTAGTTCGCGTCACCCCCGCCGACATCGCTCCGGTCGTGCCGCGGCCGGGCAAGATCGTCTGCGTCGGGCTGAACTACGCCACGCACATCGACGAAATGGGGCACGCGTGCCCAGACGTCCCCACGCTCTTTGTCAAGTTCCCTGACGCGCTCATCGGCCCCTACGACGACGCCGTGGTGCCCACCTTCAACGCCGAAACCCTCGACTTCGAGGGCGAACTCGCCGTGGTCATCGGTTCGCGCGCGCGCCACGTGAAAGAACAGGAGGCGGCCGCTCACATCGCGGGTTACACCATTATCAACGACTACACCCAGCGTGCCTACCAGTACCGCACCCAGCAGTGGCACCAAGGCAAGTCCCTCGAGAAGACGGCAGGGTTCGGCCCGTGGCTCGACACCGAATGGACTCCGGGTCCAGCGCTGGAAACCACCCTGAACGGCGAACGCATGCAACACTCCCCCACCGACGACATGGTGTTCAGCCCCGCAGCCCTCGTGGCGTTCATTTCCCACCTCTACCCGCTCAATCCGGGCGATGTGATCGCCACCGGCACGCCCGATGGGGTCGGCCACGCCCGAACGCCGAAGCGCTACCTGGGTGACGGCGACACGGTGCGCGTTGCCATCGAGGGCCTGGGCCACATCGAAAACACCACGCGCGTCGTTTAG
- a CDS encoding NAD(P)H-dependent flavin oxidoreductase translates to MAGMDLPRIVAAPMAGGPSTPELVNAVSFGFLALGTCLVTDAREQLAAVRGPFGVNLFYPQEEPSLDDVTRVAQELGTDVPGVDLTGGFAEKFELVLHAAPAIVSSTFGCFTAAEIDQLHRVGSAAWVTVTCESEAQEAASRGADGLVVQGPLAGGHRGTWDQNDTPDERPLEDLLQAVLGAVPTPVIAAGGVRARRDVEKLLGLGAASVACGTAFLLAEEAGTSVRNREILRAGGTSVNSRAFSGRWARGVETDFTRAHSDMPAIYPYLKPMVPDNPYCLVGHGFDDLVQAPAAEIEAALTP, encoded by the coding sequence ATGGCCGGCATGGACCTCCCTCGCATCGTTGCGGCCCCAATGGCGGGCGGGCCGAGTACCCCAGAACTCGTTAATGCCGTGAGCTTCGGATTTCTCGCCCTCGGCACGTGCTTAGTGACCGACGCGCGCGAGCAGCTCGCTGCGGTGCGCGGGCCCTTCGGCGTCAATCTGTTCTACCCGCAGGAAGAGCCTTCGCTTGACGACGTCACGCGGGTCGCCCAGGAGCTCGGTACCGACGTTCCGGGGGTGGACCTAACCGGCGGGTTCGCGGAGAAGTTCGAGCTTGTCCTCCACGCAGCTCCCGCGATCGTCTCCAGCACCTTCGGCTGTTTCACCGCCGCGGAAATCGACCAGTTGCACCGGGTTGGGTCTGCGGCGTGGGTGACGGTGACCTGCGAGTCCGAGGCGCAGGAGGCTGCCTCGCGTGGGGCCGACGGCCTGGTCGTTCAGGGCCCGCTCGCCGGCGGGCACCGCGGGACGTGGGACCAGAATGACACCCCAGACGAAAGGCCCCTTGAGGATCTGCTCCAGGCAGTTCTCGGGGCGGTGCCCACTCCTGTCATTGCGGCGGGCGGGGTGCGCGCTCGACGGGACGTCGAGAAGTTGCTTGGCCTAGGGGCGGCGTCGGTCGCGTGTGGCACTGCCTTCTTGCTGGCCGAGGAGGCGGGAACGAGCGTGCGCAACCGCGAGATCCTGCGCGCTGGGGGTACGTCGGTGAACAGCCGGGCGTTTTCCGGCCGCTGGGCGCGCGGGGTGGAAACGGATTTCACCCGCGCCCACTCTGATATGCCCGCGATCTACCCCTACCTCAAACCGATGGTCCCGGATAACCCGTATTGCCTGGTCGGCCACGGTTTTGATGACCTGGTGCAGGCTCCCGCTGCCGAGATCGAGGCGGCGCTGACGCCCTAA
- the pth gene encoding aminoacyl-tRNA hydrolase: MLEFLARLLRPVPADELTVEWLVVGLGNPGEEYASTRHNIGYMALDRAARERGVALRPVPGAPALAGVRDGIAYARSTTYMNESGAAVAPLAERYHVPPERIVVIHDELDLPPGTVRLRLGGSENGHNGLKSLTENLGTRGYVRVRIGIGRPPKGTPVPDWVLSPLEGDVSAEVEKAARAARLVPAQGLVRAQNEIHAP; this comes from the coding sequence ATGTTGGAATTCCTCGCGCGCCTTCTCCGCCCCGTTCCCGCTGACGAGCTAACCGTGGAATGGCTCGTCGTGGGCTTGGGAAACCCGGGTGAGGAGTACGCGTCGACCCGCCACAACATCGGCTACATGGCGCTCGACCGCGCGGCCCGAGAGCGCGGTGTCGCGTTGCGTCCCGTCCCGGGGGCCCCGGCGCTAGCTGGGGTGCGCGACGGGATTGCCTACGCTCGCTCAACGACGTACATGAACGAGTCTGGTGCGGCGGTCGCGCCGCTCGCCGAGCGCTACCACGTCCCGCCGGAGCGCATCGTCGTCATCCACGACGAGCTTGACCTGCCGCCCGGCACGGTGCGACTGCGCCTTGGGGGCAGCGAAAACGGGCACAACGGGCTGAAGTCGTTGACCGAGAACCTCGGAACCCGCGGTTATGTTCGGGTGCGCATTGGGATCGGGCGCCCGCCCAAGGGCACTCCCGTGCCTGACTGGGTGCTCTCCCCCCTAGAGGGCGACGTCAGCGCGGAGGTCGAAAAAGCCGCACGCGCGGCGCGACTCGTGCCCGCTCAAGGACTCGTGCGGGCGCAGAATGAGATCCACGCCCCCTAG
- a CDS encoding NADPH-dependent FMN reductase: MKKIGVILGSVREGRLGEQVANWVMEEASTHEGAEYELLDLTAFNVPLLTSATIPGAANKQYDNENTTAWSKAVDACDAFIFVTPEYNHSIPGGFKNAFDSLGSEWAGKPVAFVAYGADGAIRAVEHWRQIVANFSMNDIRNQVSLGLFDDFTNGSFAPRDVKIGDRARVLADIEVALA; encoded by the coding sequence ATGAAGAAGATTGGTGTCATTCTCGGTTCGGTGCGCGAGGGCCGCCTCGGCGAACAGGTTGCCAACTGGGTCATGGAGGAAGCCTCCACCCACGAGGGTGCCGAATACGAACTGCTCGACCTCACTGCCTTCAACGTGCCGCTGCTCACTTCGGCCACCATCCCGGGTGCGGCCAACAAGCAGTACGACAATGAAAACACCACCGCGTGGTCGAAGGCCGTCGATGCCTGCGACGCCTTTATCTTCGTCACCCCCGAGTACAACCACTCGATTCCGGGCGGTTTCAAGAACGCCTTCGATTCCCTCGGCTCCGAGTGGGCCGGCAAGCCGGTCGCTTTCGTGGCCTACGGCGCTGACGGCGCCATCCGGGCAGTCGAGCATTGGCGCCAGATCGTGGCCAACTTCTCCATGAACGACATCCGCAACCAGGTCTCCCTGGGGCTCTTCGACGACTTCACGAACGGCTCGTTCGCCCCGCGGGACGTCAAGATCGGCGATCGCGCCCGCGTGCTGGCCGACATCGAGGTCGCCCTCGCCTAA
- a CDS encoding peptide chain release factor 3, with protein MSTLSEARRRRTFAVIAHPDAGKSTLTEALALHARVISEAGAVHGKGNRKATVSDWMDMEKDRGISIASSALQFEYLPAASEGAEPFVINLVDTPGHADFSEDTYRVLSAVDAAVMLIDAAKGLEPQTLKLFRVCKARGLPIVTVINKWDRVGREPLELIDEIVTEIDLQPTPLYWPVGEAGDFRGLAHINADGEADTYIHFIRTAGGSTIAPEEHYTPADALTREADAWETAVEEAELLAADGAVHNQELFEQCITSPVIFASAMLNFGVHQILDTLCAIAPSPVGRASDPAAVEASTSAMDAERELDDDFSGVVFKVQAGMDKNHRDTLAFMRVVSGEFDRGMQVTHAQSGRSFSTKYALTVFGRNRDTVETAFPGDIIGLVNAGSLAPGDTIYSGRKVQFPPMPQFAPEHFRTLRAQSLGKYKQFRKGLEQLDAEGVVQILRNDLRGDAAPVMAAVGPMQFEVMQARMENEYNVETITEPVPYSVARRTDPESADLLGRQRGVEIFTRTDGKLIALFGDKWKLAFVEKEHPDLTMEPLVAD; from the coding sequence ATGAGCACCCTTTCCGAGGCCCGACGCCGCCGCACCTTCGCCGTCATCGCCCACCCCGACGCCGGCAAGTCGACCCTAACGGAGGCTCTCGCCCTGCACGCCCGCGTCATCTCCGAAGCCGGGGCGGTGCACGGAAAGGGAAACCGCAAGGCCACGGTCTCGGACTGGATGGATATGGAAAAGGATCGCGGTATCTCGATCGCTTCTTCGGCCCTTCAATTCGAGTACCTGCCTGCCGCGTCGGAGGGCGCCGAACCTTTCGTCATCAACCTCGTGGACACTCCCGGCCACGCGGACTTCTCGGAGGACACCTACCGCGTGCTCTCCGCCGTCGACGCCGCCGTCATGCTCATCGACGCCGCGAAGGGGCTGGAGCCTCAAACACTCAAGCTCTTCCGGGTGTGTAAGGCGCGCGGCCTGCCGATCGTCACAGTGATTAACAAGTGGGACCGAGTGGGGCGTGAACCGCTCGAGCTTATCGACGAGATCGTCACCGAGATCGACCTGCAACCCACCCCCTTGTACTGGCCCGTCGGCGAGGCCGGCGACTTCCGTGGGCTTGCCCACATCAACGCCGACGGCGAAGCGGACACGTACATCCACTTCATCCGCACCGCCGGCGGCTCCACCATCGCGCCCGAGGAACACTACACTCCAGCGGACGCGCTGACCCGCGAAGCGGATGCGTGGGAAACCGCCGTCGAAGAAGCGGAGCTGCTCGCGGCCGACGGCGCGGTGCACAACCAAGAGCTGTTCGAACAGTGCATCACCTCGCCGGTCATCTTCGCCTCGGCGATGCTCAACTTCGGCGTGCACCAGATCCTCGATACCCTGTGTGCCATCGCCCCCTCCCCCGTCGGGCGTGCGTCTGACCCGGCGGCTGTGGAGGCGTCGACAAGTGCGATGGATGCCGAAAGGGAACTCGACGACGACTTCTCCGGTGTCGTCTTCAAAGTGCAGGCAGGCATGGACAAAAACCACCGGGACACCTTGGCCTTCATGCGCGTGGTCTCAGGGGAGTTCGACCGAGGCATGCAGGTCACCCACGCGCAGTCGGGGCGCAGTTTCTCCACGAAGTACGCGCTGACCGTGTTCGGCCGCAACCGCGACACCGTGGAAACCGCGTTCCCCGGGGACATCATCGGCCTGGTCAATGCGGGATCCCTCGCGCCAGGTGACACGATTTACAGCGGCCGCAAGGTGCAGTTCCCGCCCATGCCACAGTTCGCCCCTGAACACTTCCGTACCCTACGGGCACAGTCTCTGGGCAAGTACAAGCAGTTCCGCAAGGGGCTGGAGCAGCTCGACGCCGAGGGTGTCGTGCAAATCCTGCGCAATGACCTGCGCGGTGACGCCGCGCCTGTCATGGCGGCCGTTGGCCCGATGCAGTTTGAAGTCATGCAGGCACGTATGGAAAACGAGTACAACGTCGAGACCATCACCGAGCCAGTTCCCTACTCGGTGGCGCGGCGCACCGACCCCGAATCCGCTGACCTGCTGGGGCGGCAGCGCGGGGTGGAGATTTTCACCCGCACCGACGGCAAGCTCATCGCCCTGTTCGGTGACAAATGGAAGCTTGCTTTCGTCGAAAAGGAGCATCCCGATCTGACTATGGAGCCGCTTGTCGCGGACTAG
- a CDS encoding SDR family oxidoreductase, with translation MELNGISTVVTGAASGLGHATAKALAARGALVTGFDLQEGPEMEGISYLSVDVTDPAAVAEAVKVAASQAPLRVAVNCAGICPSARIVGRNGPHDPGLFAKTIDVNLRGTFHVLTAAAEAMAANEPVDADGQRGVIINTASIAAFEGQVGQAAYAASKGAVHSLSLTCARDLASLGVRVNAIAPGVVATPMMEQITPEFRAELERSVPFPSRLATPEEFAALVLSIVDNTYINGQTVRLDGALRMQPR, from the coding sequence GTGGAACTGAATGGAATCTCGACCGTGGTCACGGGCGCCGCCTCGGGCCTGGGCCACGCGACCGCCAAAGCACTTGCCGCGCGAGGTGCCCTCGTGACCGGGTTTGACCTGCAAGAGGGGCCGGAGATGGAGGGAATCTCTTACCTCAGCGTCGACGTCACGGATCCCGCAGCGGTAGCAGAGGCGGTCAAAGTCGCCGCCTCGCAGGCGCCGCTGCGTGTGGCGGTAAACTGCGCCGGCATTTGCCCATCGGCCCGCATCGTGGGCCGCAATGGCCCGCACGATCCTGGCCTGTTTGCCAAGACTATCGACGTGAACCTGCGCGGCACGTTTCACGTTCTGACCGCTGCCGCCGAGGCCATGGCCGCCAACGAGCCTGTCGACGCCGACGGACAGCGCGGCGTGATCATCAACACCGCGTCCATCGCCGCCTTCGAGGGGCAGGTGGGGCAAGCCGCGTACGCCGCGTCGAAGGGTGCGGTGCATTCGCTTTCTCTCACCTGCGCGCGTGACTTGGCATCGCTCGGCGTTCGCGTCAACGCCATCGCGCCGGGAGTCGTGGCAACCCCGATGATGGAGCAGATCACCCCGGAGTTTCGCGCGGAGCTGGAAAGGAGCGTCCCGTTCCCCTCGCGGCTCGCCACACCGGAGGAGTTCGCGGCGCTGGTGCTGTCCATCGTGGACAACACGTATATCAACGGGCAGACGGTCCGTCTGGACGGGGCCTTGCGCATGCAGCCCCGCTAA
- a CDS encoding acyl-CoA dehydrogenase family protein, producing MPPILDSVHLASVAYPHADLLGVADRLTGDEQQHLQEIHEFLQTEIAPAVGEYWDREDLPFDLLPKLAEKGLGEIELSATSRLFRGLVYAEVTRVDVSLSALVGIHNELIVGVIDKLGSAEQKQRWLPGLRTFRHIGCFALTEPEHGSDIAGGLATTAQRTDEGWVIDGVKRWIGAGTFADFAITFARDTSDGQIRAFIVELDREGASTAKITSKMGLRIMQNADIVFDNVLVPHSNVIPGAQSFANVNEFLCSSRAWVGWQGAGLQLGIFDKAREYAVTRQQFNRPIAKFQLIQEHLARILGNANASLSMMAQVAQLQEEGNLDMPHAALAKATTTRFARESAAAGRAIGGGNGILTEYGLSKMMGDAEVLFTYEGTYEINSLIVGRAVTGVSAFV from the coding sequence ATGCCCCCGATCCTCGATTCCGTCCATCTGGCCTCCGTTGCCTACCCACACGCCGACCTCCTCGGGGTCGCGGACCGCCTTACAGGCGATGAACAACAACACCTCCAGGAAATCCACGAATTTCTCCAAACCGAGATTGCGCCGGCCGTCGGCGAGTATTGGGACCGGGAGGACTTGCCGTTCGACCTGCTGCCCAAGCTGGCCGAGAAGGGACTCGGGGAAATCGAGCTCAGCGCCACCTCCCGGTTGTTCCGCGGCTTGGTCTACGCCGAGGTGACCAGGGTAGACGTATCACTATCGGCGCTCGTCGGAATTCACAATGAGCTCATTGTCGGTGTGATTGACAAGCTCGGCTCCGCGGAACAGAAGCAGCGCTGGCTGCCGGGCCTTAGGACGTTTCGGCACATCGGTTGTTTTGCGCTGACCGAGCCCGAACACGGCTCCGACATCGCCGGAGGCTTGGCTACTACCGCCCAGCGCACCGACGAAGGCTGGGTGATCGACGGAGTGAAGCGTTGGATCGGCGCGGGGACGTTCGCAGACTTCGCTATCACGTTTGCCCGTGACACTTCCGACGGCCAGATCCGCGCCTTCATTGTGGAGCTCGACCGCGAGGGGGCCAGCACAGCCAAAATCACCAGCAAGATGGGGCTGCGCATTATGCAAAACGCAGACATTGTATTTGATAACGTCCTGGTCCCCCATAGCAATGTGATCCCGGGCGCGCAATCCTTCGCCAACGTTAACGAGTTCCTCTGTTCTTCGCGCGCATGGGTCGGTTGGCAGGGCGCGGGCTTGCAGCTGGGGATCTTTGACAAGGCGCGCGAGTACGCGGTGACGCGTCAGCAATTCAACCGGCCCATCGCGAAGTTCCAGCTAATCCAGGAACATCTCGCGCGCATCCTCGGCAACGCGAATGCGTCGCTGTCCATGATGGCCCAGGTGGCGCAGCTGCAGGAGGAAGGAAACCTGGACATGCCGCACGCCGCACTGGCGAAGGCAACGACAACTCGGTTCGCACGTGAATCGGCGGCAGCCGGGCGGGCCATCGGCGGCGGCAATGGCATCCTCACCGAGTACGGACTGTCCAAAATGATGGGCGATGCCGAAGTGCTTTTCACCTACGAAGGCACGTATGAGATCAACTCGCTCATCGTCGGCCGCGCCGTCACGGGCGTTTCCGCATTCGTCTAA
- a CDS encoding TetR/AcrR family transcriptional regulator, whose protein sequence is MTQPSTPRQRELFNALLSDFLAEGFEAFTIDGTAKRYRCSKSTIYALGRTRDAIIRRVLVSFFREIARRTTPSIHGHASSATHALESYFAAIATALQPASPAFMRDLASEAVAQEVFSVNTKAATEEIRAILVRGMESGEFRVNDPQFLSLFIYRAMTDIQRGTYAETTSTADAYQELGRLILRGVTRD, encoded by the coding sequence GTGACCCAGCCTTCGACCCCCCGCCAGCGCGAACTATTCAACGCCTTACTCAGCGACTTCCTCGCCGAGGGCTTCGAAGCTTTCACAATCGACGGGACGGCGAAACGGTACCGGTGCTCAAAGTCGACCATCTACGCCCTCGGCCGGACCCGCGACGCGATCATCAGGCGGGTCCTAGTCAGCTTCTTCCGCGAAATTGCTCGGCGCACAACCCCGTCGATACACGGGCACGCAAGCTCCGCGACTCACGCCCTAGAATCCTATTTCGCGGCTATTGCCACCGCACTTCAGCCCGCCAGCCCCGCATTTATGCGCGACCTCGCCTCAGAGGCGGTAGCCCAGGAAGTCTTCAGCGTCAACACTAAAGCTGCGACAGAGGAAATCCGCGCCATCCTGGTCCGCGGCATGGAGTCAGGAGAATTTCGCGTCAATGATCCACAGTTCCTCTCACTGTTCATCTACCGCGCGATGACCGACATCCAGCGCGGGACCTATGCCGAGACCACCTCCACCGCCGACGCATACCAGGAGCTCGGGCGATTGATCCTGCGCGGAGTGACACGCGACTAG
- a CDS encoding MarR family winged helix-turn-helix transcriptional regulator — translation MPTNPPRIDSLAEAHRQWATHYSAQAARGLSTLSSVARAAHLLRAGAEEALQPFKVSFAQFELLTLLMWTRSGGLPMSKISSRLHVPPGSLTHTVCRLEKEGLIARTQSSRDRRSILVSITDQGVALASAAGPELSRYFEETDLTEQQHRQIVEATAALRRAAGEFVE, via the coding sequence ATGCCAACAAATCCTCCTCGGATCGACAGCCTGGCAGAGGCCCACCGGCAGTGGGCTACGCACTACTCCGCTCAGGCAGCGCGAGGGCTGAGCACCTTGTCTTCCGTTGCCCGCGCGGCCCACCTATTGCGCGCGGGCGCGGAAGAGGCGCTTCAGCCTTTCAAAGTCAGCTTTGCCCAGTTCGAACTGCTGACCCTGCTCATGTGGACGCGTTCGGGCGGGCTTCCTATGTCGAAGATCAGCTCGCGGTTGCACGTGCCGCCGGGGTCGCTGACGCACACCGTCTGTCGGCTGGAAAAAGAGGGGCTGATCGCGCGGACACAATCTTCGCGCGACCGCCGCTCGATTCTCGTCTCCATCACCGACCAGGGCGTTGCCTTGGCGTCGGCAGCTGGGCCGGAGCTGAGCCGGTACTTCGAAGAAACAGATCTGACGGAGCAACAGCACCGCCAGATTGTGGAAGCGACAGCCGCCTTGCGACGGGCCGCCGGGGAATTCGTCGAATAG
- a CDS encoding enoyl-CoA hydratase, whose protein sequence is MSTSTILSETRGRVGLITLNRPEALNALNKETMEQVTEAVTEFDRDGGIGAIVITGSDKAFAAGADIKEMAAKGATEMYTADWFAGWDVLTRARTPIIAAVNGYALGGGCELAMMCDFIIAGDRAKFGQPEVNLGVTPGMGGSQRLTRAVGKAKAMEMCLTGRMMDAEEAERSGLVARVVPAAELLDAALETAEVIATKSAVATTLIKEQINAVGETTLAQGLLFERRTFHSLFASHDQKEGMAAFVEKRDADFTHS, encoded by the coding sequence ATGAGCACGTCCACGATCCTTAGCGAGACCCGCGGCCGCGTCGGACTGATTACCTTGAACCGACCGGAGGCCCTCAATGCCCTCAACAAAGAGACCATGGAGCAGGTCACTGAGGCAGTCACCGAGTTCGACCGAGACGGGGGGATCGGCGCGATCGTCATCACCGGTTCCGACAAGGCGTTTGCCGCAGGCGCCGACATCAAGGAAATGGCGGCGAAGGGGGCGACGGAAATGTACACCGCCGATTGGTTTGCAGGCTGGGACGTGCTGACGCGTGCGCGCACCCCGATCATTGCGGCGGTCAACGGGTACGCCCTGGGTGGCGGCTGCGAGCTCGCCATGATGTGCGACTTCATCATCGCGGGCGACCGCGCGAAGTTCGGCCAGCCCGAGGTCAACCTCGGCGTCACCCCGGGCATGGGTGGTTCGCAGCGGCTCACTCGGGCAGTCGGAAAGGCAAAGGCGATGGAGATGTGCCTCACCGGCCGGATGATGGATGCCGAGGAAGCTGAGCGCTCGGGTCTTGTCGCCCGCGTCGTGCCGGCGGCAGAACTGCTGGATGCAGCCCTGGAGACCGCCGAAGTCATCGCCACGAAGTCGGCGGTGGCGACCACCTTGATCAAGGAGCAGATAAACGCAGTGGGAGAGACCACCCTCGCTCAGGGGCTACTGTTCGAGCGTCGTACATTCCACTCACTTTTCGCCTCCCACGACCAAAAGGAGGGGATGGCGGCGTTCGTGGAGAAACGCGACGCCGACTTCACCCACTCCTAA
- a CDS encoding enoyl-CoA hydratase/isomerase family protein, translating to MRWRRPGRSFAARGVTQATNTSVVVGEIRGKAGIIALNRPEGLNALNLDTVCDMRRVFEAWADEETVRLVILRGAG from the coding sequence GTGCGGTGGCGGCGGCCAGGGCGAAGCTTTGCTGCTAGAGGGGTAACCCAGGCGACCAACACTTCTGTCGTCGTCGGTGAGATCCGCGGAAAAGCCGGAATTATCGCCCTGAACCGCCCGGAAGGACTCAACGCCCTCAACCTCGACACGGTGTGCGACATGCGCCGGGTCTTCGAGGCATGGGCGGACGAGGAAACTGTCCGCCTCGTCATTCTGCGCGGAGCGGGTTAA
- a CDS encoding acetyl-CoA C-acyltransferase — translation MASRENDDVVIVGAARTPFGKLLGALAQLEATKLGSHAIQGALAQGGVSADAVEAVILGQVLQAGAGQNPAKQAALGAGIPASAHTSTVNKVCLSGLTAVIDAARLIRSGEASVVVAGGMESMTNAPHLLRNTRAGVKFGALEAVDHMEYDGLRDAHQGISMGLLTEQHGNDYPVSREEQDRVAALSHQRALAATQDGTLGLEISPVTVRTRRGETTVETDEGIREGVTEESLAALRSAFSQDGSITAGNSSPITDGAAAVALTTRHHATEQGWTALATLRAVGQVAGPDASLQAQPANALEQALQRQGWRVDKLDLIEINEAFGAVVAHSARQLGVSEDIVNPHGGAIALGHPIGASGARLVVHAAHQLAAGNATAAGVALCGGGGQGEALLLEG, via the coding sequence ATGGCGAGCAGAGAGAACGACGATGTAGTGATTGTGGGTGCGGCGCGCACCCCGTTTGGCAAGCTTCTCGGCGCTCTTGCACAGCTAGAAGCGACGAAGTTGGGAAGCCATGCAATCCAGGGTGCCCTCGCCCAAGGCGGGGTCTCGGCAGACGCCGTGGAAGCGGTCATTCTTGGGCAGGTTCTGCAGGCCGGAGCGGGGCAGAACCCGGCCAAGCAAGCTGCCCTAGGGGCGGGCATTCCCGCGAGCGCGCATACTTCGACGGTTAACAAAGTCTGCCTATCGGGGCTCACCGCCGTGATCGACGCCGCCCGCCTCATCCGCTCGGGTGAGGCCTCGGTGGTCGTTGCAGGGGGGATGGAGTCGATGACGAATGCGCCGCATCTGCTGCGCAATACGCGGGCCGGCGTGAAGTTCGGCGCACTCGAGGCCGTTGACCATATGGAGTACGACGGTCTGCGCGACGCACACCAAGGTATCTCCATGGGATTGCTGACAGAGCAACACGGCAACGATTACCCCGTCTCCCGCGAGGAGCAGGACCGCGTCGCGGCGCTTTCCCATCAGCGGGCGCTTGCCGCCACACAGGACGGCACGCTTGGCCTGGAGATCTCTCCGGTCACGGTGCGCACCCGGCGTGGCGAAACGACCGTCGAGACTGATGAAGGCATTCGGGAAGGAGTCACCGAGGAATCGCTGGCGGCTTTACGCTCGGCGTTCAGCCAGGACGGGAGTATTACGGCGGGCAATTCCTCTCCTATCACGGACGGGGCGGCTGCTGTTGCCCTCACTACCCGTCACCATGCCACCGAGCAGGGTTGGACGGCCCTGGCAACGCTGCGTGCCGTGGGCCAAGTGGCCGGTCCGGACGCCTCCCTGCAGGCGCAACCCGCGAATGCTCTGGAACAGGCGTTGCAGCGCCAGGGGTGGCGTGTGGACAAGCTGGACCTCATCGAGATCAATGAAGCCTTCGGTGCGGTTGTCGCCCATTCGGCGCGCCAGCTGGGGGTGTCCGAGGACATTGTCAACCCGCATGGGGGAGCCATCGCGTTAGGGCACCCGATCGGCGCCTCGGGGGCACGCCTCGTTGTGCATGCTGCGCACCAACTCGCGGCTGGTAACGCAACCGCGGCCGGAGTTGCGTTGTGCGGTGGCGGCGGCCAGGGCGAAGCTTTGCTGCTAGAGGGGTAA